In one window of Cynocephalus volans isolate mCynVol1 chromosome 6, mCynVol1.pri, whole genome shotgun sequence DNA:
- the SDR42E2 gene encoding putative short-chain dehydrogenase/reductase family 42E member 2, which produces MKPNPTGSSPEACKATGQASQQKTQARPAQARRQKVLVTGGGGYLGFSLGSSLAKSGTSVILLDLRRPQWELSPGMEFIQADVRDEEALYHAFEGVDCVFHVASYGMTGAEKLQKEQIESINVGGTKLVIDACVRQRVPRLVYTSTVNVVFGGKPIEQGDEDSVPYFPLDKHMDHYSRTKAIADQLTLTANGTPLPGGGTLRTCVLRPPGIYGPGEQRHLPRVASHIKRRLFMFRFGNRRTRMNWVHVCNLVQAHVLAAEALTAARGCVASGQAYYINDGESVNLFEWMAPLFEKLGYSQPWIQVPTSWVYLTATVMEYLHLALRPICSIPPLLTRSEVHSAVVTHTFRIAKARAQLGYAPDKFSFADAVESYMRSTARRPHGTLARAFLRLLLGLLLLASLLALALRLLVPQRPQAAAERP; this is translated from the exons GGCAGAAGGTTCTCGTGACTGGAGGAGGAGGCTACCTGGGCTTTAGCCTAGGGTCCAGTCTGGCCAAGAGTGGAACTTCTGTCATTCTGCTGGATCTCCGCAGACCCCAGTGGGAACTGTCTCCAGGGATGGAGTTCATCCAG GCTGATGTCCGAGATGAAGAAGCCCTGTACCACGCCTTTGAAGGGGTGGACTGCGTCTTCCACGTGGCCTCCTATGGAATGACTGGTGCTGAAAAG CTGCAAAAAGAGCAGATTGAGTCTATAAATGTCGGAGGCACCAAACTAGTGATTGATG CCTGCGTCCGCCAGCGGGTTCCGAGGCTCGTCTACACCAGCACCGTCAATGTCGTGTTTGGCGGGAAGCCCATAGAGCAGGGCGATGAGGACTCCGTGCCGTATTTCCCACTGGACAAG CATATGGACCACTACTCCCGAACCAAAGCCATCGCTGACCAGTTGACCCTTACAGCCAATGGAACACCTCTTCCAG GAGGAGGCACTCTTCGGACGTGTGTGCTCCGGCCCCCGGGGATCTACGGCCCTGGAGAGCAGAGGCATCTGCCCCGCGTGGCG agCCACATCAAGAGGAGGCTGTTCATGTTCCGGTTCGGGAACCGCAGGACGCGGATGAACTGGGTCCACGTGTGCAACCTGGTGCAGGCACATGTGCTGGCGGCCGAGGCCCTCACTGCAGCCAGGGGCTGCGTGGCA AGCGGGCAGGCGTACTACATCAACGACGGGGAGAGTGTCAACCTCTTTGAGTGGATGGCCCCGCTG TTTGAGAAGCTGGGGTACAGCCAGCCCTGGATCCAGGTGCCTACTTCTTGGGTTTACCTGACAG CCACGGTGATGGAGTATCTGCATCTGGCCCTGCGGCCCATCTGCAGCATCCCCCCGCTGCTCACCCGGAGTGAG GTGCACAGCGCGGTCGTCACGCACACCTTCCGGATCGCCAAGGCCCGCGCGCAGCTCGGCTACGCGCCCGACAAGTTCAGCTTCGCCGACGCCGTGGAGTCCTACATGCGGTCCACGGCTCGGCGGCCCCACGGCACCTTGGCGCGGGCGTTCCTGCGGCTGCTGCTCGGGCTGCTGCTGCTCGCCAGCCTTCTTGCCCTGGCCCTACGCCTCCTCGTCCCGCAACGCCCGCAGGCCGCCGCGGAGCGCCCCTGA